From the Plectropomus leopardus isolate mb chromosome 18, YSFRI_Pleo_2.0, whole genome shotgun sequence genome, one window contains:
- the klhl43 gene encoding kelch-like protein 31, with protein MAPKKKASRQKKPGVETIPQVALETTKAQLKVESRGDGVVVVESGVKKIEQMAALDIAQLNSLNLPLPPPVIKPGERGLGLGSELTRPMHGNTMLEELSKMRQEKFLTDLELACKTKAFDVHKLVISSISQYFREILAKDPGMKRLELPSLSPLGLANVITFAYLGRVHMSLYTIGCTASAAATLQIPQLLKMCMDFLLAELNVQTCVYIWNIAAAYGLMPVCDAARRFVLENFVQFAETPLFTQLTLEQISAFLQDDSLLLPSEVTAFQLAMKWLDFDATRQEHAAELLSHIRFETIPASELVSQIQPVPRMMMDAHCHRLLVDAMNYHLLPYQQNTLQSRRTQVRAGQQTLLTIGGRPSLTERALSREVLWRDPREGGATWRHLTQLPAKSFNQCVAVMDGFLYVAGGEDQNDARNQAKHAVSTLSRYDPRFNTWLHLASMRQRRTHFSLAASGGRLFAIGGRNVEGLLATTESYVPSSNTWQMRAPMEVPRCCHSSATLPSGDILVTGGYINCAYSRSVACYNVDTDTWSEKAPMETPRGWHCSTTLGGKVYVVGGSQLGPGGERVDVLSVEVFSPESSSWSRAAPLPLGVSTAGLSPLANKLYLLGGWNEAEKRYKAAVQKYDPATDSWSMAEDLPEPTVGVSCCTLTLPPRHAPRRQQHRNTPAHDEQQQAAKNRSRESSVAPSQTITA; from the exons ATGGCCCCCAAGAAGAAGGCCTCCCGTCAGAAGAAGCCCGGCGTGGAAACCATCCCTCAGGTCGCCCTGGAGACCACCAAAGCCCAGCTGAAGGTGGAGAGCCGTGGTGAcggtgtggtggtggtggagagCGGCGTGAAGAAGATTGAGCAGATGGCGGCGCTCGACATCGCCCAGCTGAACAGTCTGAACCTGCCGCTGCCGCCGCCGGTCATCAAGCCCGGAGAGAGAGGCCTCGGCCTGGGCAGCGAGCTGACACGACCGATGCACGGAAACACCATGCTGGAGGAGCTCAGCAAGATGCGGCAGGAGAA GTTCCTGACTGATCTGGAGTTGGCCTGTAAGACGAAAGCCTTCGACGTCCACAAGCTGGTCATTTCGTCCATCAGTCAGTACTTCAGAGAGATTCTGGCCAAAGACCCGGGCATGAAGCGCCTCGAGCTGCCGTCCCTCTCACCTCTGG GCCTGGCTAACGTCATCACCTTTGCCTACCTGGGACGTGTCCACATGTCCCTCTACACCATCGGCTGCACCGCCTCTGCCGCCGCCACTCTGCAGATCCCTCAGCTCCTCAAGATGTGCATGGACTTCCTGCTGGCCGAGCTCAACGTACAGACCTGCGTCTACATCTGGAACATCGCCGCCGCCTACGGTCTGATGCCCGTGTGCGACGCCGCCCGCCGCTTCGTCCTGGAGAACTTTGTGCAGTTCGCAGAGACGCCGCTGTTCACGCAGCTGACCCTGGAGCAGATCTCCGCCTTCCTGCAGGACGACTCGCTGTTGTTGCCGTCAGAGGTCACCGCCTTCCAG CTGGCCATGAAGTGGCTCGACTTCGACGCCACTCGTCAGGAGCACGCCGCAGAGCTGCTGTCTCACATCCGCTTCGAGACGATCCCGGCCAGCGAGCTGGTGAGTCAGATCCAGCCGGTGCCCCGCATGATGATGGACGCCCACTGCCACCGCCTGCTGGTGGACGCCATGAACTACCACCTGCTGCCCTACCAGCAGAACACCCTGCAGTCCCGACGCACGCAGGTCCGTGCCGGTCAGCAGACGCTGCTCACCATCGGCGGTCGACCATCGCTCACTGAGAGAGCTCTGAGCCGCGAG GTGCTGTGGAGGGACCCTCGTGAAGGAGGAGCCACCTGGCGTCACCTCACCCAGCTGCCGGCAAAGAGCTTCAACCAGTGTGTGGCTGTGATGGACGGCTTCCTGTACGTGGCCGGAGGAGAGGACCAGAACGACGCCCGCAACCAGGCCAAGCACGCCGTCAGCACGCTGAGCAG ATACGACCCTCGCTTCAACACCTGGCTCCACCTGGCCAGCATGCGTCAGCGCCGCACCCACTTCTCTCTGGCAGCCAGCGGCGGCCGCCTGTTCGCCATCGGCGGCCGTAACGTGGAAGGCCTGCTGGCCACCACCGAGAGCTACGTGCCGTCCTCCAACACCTGGCAGATGCGTGCGCCCATGGAGGTGCCCCGCTGCTGCCACTCCAGCGCCACCCTGCCCTCCGGAGACATCCTGGTGACTGGCGGGTACATCAACTGCGCCTACTCTCGCTCAGTGGCGTGCTACAACGTGGATACCGACACCTGGAGCGAGAAGGCCCCCATGGAGACCCCCCGCGGCTGGCACTGCTCCACAACGCTCGGAGGGAAGGTGTACGTGGTCGGAGGAAGCCAGCTGGGGCCCGGAGGTGAGAGGGTGGATGTGCTCTCCGTGGAGGTCTTCTCCCCAGAGAGCAGCTCCTGGAGCCGAGCCGCCCCTCTGCCCCTGGGCGTGAGCACCGCCGGCCTCTCGCCGCTGGCCAACAAGCTGTACCTGCTGGGAGGCTGGAACGAGGCGGAGAAGCGCTACAAGGCGGCCGTCCAGAAGTACGACCCGGCCACAGACAGCTGGTCCATGGCGGAGGATCTGCCCGAGCCCACGGTGGGAGTGTCCTGCTGCACCCTGACCCTGCCGCCCCGCCACGCACCGCGCCGGCAGCAGCACCGCAACACGCCGGCGCACGACGAGCAGCAGCAGGCCGCGAAGAACCGGAGCAGAGAGAGCAGCGTGGCTCCTTCACAAACCATCACAGCGTAG